The Collibacillus ludicampi region GTTCCGCATTTTGCTTTTTCAGCCAATCGCATTCTTTTTGGAGATCTTCTATTGTAGTAGGGGTCGGGTTCAATGTATGATTTTTCATAATACTATTGATTTCGACAATGTACAACCAATTCCTTTTCCATTCAAAAAAAATAGGTGGATGTGTGGAATCATACGATTGTGCGCGCGGTCACCGCAGGGTGAGCTTGTCGCTGTTCGAGAGATAAACCATCGAGTAGCCAACGCAACTCCCGACGACTGATTTTCAACGGTACGGAGCTCGCTTCCGCTGGCCACTGAAATTTTCCTTTCTCTAACCGGCGGTAATAGAGCCAGAAACCGTTGTGTTCCCAGCGAAGAATCTTCAGTTTATCTCGCTTTCGATTGCAGAAAACGAAGAGACAGGGCGAGAAAGGGTCGAGTTCAAACTCTTCCTTGACGAGTACGGCTAACCCGTCAATCGATTTCCGTAGATCGGTGCTTCCGCAGGCCAGATACACCCGCTCTACGCTAGCTTCGCTTAGCATAACGTTTGGAGTGTTCGCACGACGTCTGCCAGCAGCGCGGGATCAAAGCCAGGCTGGATTTCTACGGTTGCTTGCCCTACTCTAACGAGCAAGGTGTTTCTAGACTCGCCAGTCTGCCCGTCCACTTCTACCGATATCCATTTGGATGATGGGTTCACAGCGGCTTCTTTGTGTTCAATCTTCCGGAGCCAATACCGGAACTGATGAAGCTTCAACTGATGAGCTCTACACCATGCTGATGCACTCTGTCCGCTAGCCCGAAAAGCAGCGATCCGTACCTCCCACTCTTTTCTCAATTCTACATGAGACATTGAAAATTCTCCTCTCCGAATATCTTGAGGAGATTATCTCAAATACAAAACGAGGTTAGTAGGTGGGGAGTATTTGACGCTTACTTTTCTCATGTAACATTCCTTCTAAATGTTAGACTTGGAATCGATCAACAATAACTTGAAGTTCTTGTGCCATCTTATTTAATGATGTTGCGGAAGAAGCGATTTCTTCCATAGAAGCCAAGGTTTCTTCGGTAGCAGCAGCCACCGTTTGTGTACCGGAAGCCGTTTCTTTAGCAATACGAGAAACTTCCGCTGCAGATGCTGTGACCTCTTCTATTCCGGCGGAAACTTCTTCTGAGGATGCGGAAACCTCCTGAATTTGTGCAGCGATTTGTTTCATCGATTCGATAATCACACGGAAATTTTCCTCTGCTTCATGAACAGCTTGATAGCCTGCATTCACTTCATTTTGCACTTTACTCATAGATTCCACAGATTTAGCCGTCTCATTCTGGATTTGTGAAATCAAATCCATAATTTCTTGGGCAGAGGAACCAGATTGTTCAGCAAGTTTGCGTACTTCTCCTGCCACGACTGTAAATCCATGCCCGTGTTCACCCGCTCTGGCCGCTTCAATAGCCGCGTTTAACGCAAGTAAGTTTGTTTGATCCGCGATACCTTTGATCACGTCCAGAATCTTTCTGATTTCTTTTGAATGTTCATAAAGACGTTGAATAGATGTACTGCAATCGGAAACGGATGAAGTAATCAAATCCATTTGATCCACAACTTTCTGCATGGAACGGTTTCCATCTTCGGCTTGTTTTGTTGTTTCCACGGATTCCTCTGAAACAGTGCTCATATTTTGGGCAATATTCTGCATACTCGTGGCCATGTCTTCTAAAGCCTTTGTATTCTCGTCTATTGCATCGGTCTGTGTTTCGGTTCCACTTGCCACTTGTTGCATAGTTGTCGCAATATGTTCTGTGGCCGCACTTGTTGATTCTGCACTCGCTGTCAGTTCTTCTGAAGATGCAGCAACTTGTAGAGAAATACTTTTCATTTGCTCTATGATGTCACGCCATTCTTTCAACATACGAGCCAATGTTTCTTCAAGCATTCCAACATCGTCTTTACTTCCTATCTTAATATTGTTAATCGCGAGATTTCCATGTGATACTTCCTGCAGAGCAATCGCTACGTTACTCAGGCGTTTCGTTAAAGAAAAAACGAAGTATGAATAAAATGCAATGCCCGCCATAATCACGACAAAAAATGGGATAACTATTTGAAGACTTCCATGACTTAGCTTTACCTGATACCAGATTAGAACTAGCATCGGTACCAATATTAAAAGAGAGAGAAAGAAAAATTTTTGACGAATTGACAGACCAGCAATTTTCTTACTCATAGAGATCCTCCTGTAACAATACGTTTACAAATACGTCTTGTATTCTGTGATTCTTGTCATTTCTATTTTTCGTAACTTCCGGATAAACTATAAGATGTTATTAGTGTTTTGAAGAAAATTTTTTCCTGAAAAAAGGTGCCGAGACGGTTCTCCTAATAAAAAACCTTGTCCAAAAGGAATACCTAACTCTTTTGCAACTGTTAAATCTTCAGGCTTTTCTATTCCTTCTAATATAATCTGTGAGTAATCTTTAGTAAAATCCATGAGAAGATTAATGAATCGTTGCTTCTTATTTGATAGAGATAAGTTTATAGAAAAATACCGATCTAATTTTATAAAATCAGGTTCAAGTTCAATTATTTTTTGTAAATCTGAATCCCCTTTTCCTATATCATCGATAGCAATTAAAAAACCATAACTTCGTAGGTGAGATACAGCTTTATAGAGTAAGGTCATATCTTCAATTTTTTTTGCTTCATTAATCTCGAATACGATTTGACTGCAACTGACTTTTAATTGTTTTGATAAGTGATCAAGGAAAGAAGGAAAGTCGGAGTTTAATAATGTAAATGGAAAAACATTCACAAATAACAGATTTTTATCCGTTTGATAGTGATCGTAAAAGTGAGAAATGGATTTAAAAATTGAATGAGTATCTAGTTCATAGAGATTGTTTGTTTTCATCGCTAATTGAAAAACATG contains the following coding sequences:
- the tnpB gene encoding IS66 family insertion sequence element accessory protein TnpB (TnpB, as the term is used for proteins encoded by IS66 family insertion elements, is considered an accessory protein, since TnpC, encoded by a neighboring gene, is a DDE family transposase.) → MLSEASVERVYLACGSTDLRKSIDGLAVLVKEEFELDPFSPCLFVFCNRKRDKLKILRWEHNGFWLYYRRLEKGKFQWPAEASSVPLKISRRELRWLLDGLSLEQRQAHPAVTARTIV
- the tnpA gene encoding IS66 family insertion sequence element accessory protein TnpA: MSHVELRKEWEVRIAAFRASGQSASAWCRAHQLKLHQFRYWLRKIEHKEAAVNPSSKWISVEVDGQTGESRNTLLVRVGQATVEIQPGFDPALLADVVRTLQTLC
- a CDS encoding methyl-accepting chemotaxis protein produces the protein MSKKIAGLSIRQKFFFLSLLILVPMLVLIWYQVKLSHGSLQIVIPFFVVIMAGIAFYSYFVFSLTKRLSNVAIALQEVSHGNLAINNIKIGSKDDVGMLEETLARMLKEWRDIIEQMKSISLQVAASSEELTASAESTSAATEHIATTMQQVASGTETQTDAIDENTKALEDMATSMQNIAQNMSTVSEESVETTKQAEDGNRSMQKVVDQMDLITSSVSDCSTSIQRLYEHSKEIRKILDVIKGIADQTNLLALNAAIEAARAGEHGHGFTVVAGEVRKLAEQSGSSAQEIMDLISQIQNETAKSVESMSKVQNEVNAGYQAVHEAEENFRVIIESMKQIAAQIQEVSASSEEVSAGIEEVTASAAEVSRIAKETASGTQTVAAATEETLASMEEIASSATSLNKMAQELQVIVDRFQV
- a CDS encoding EAL domain-containing protein, which translates into the protein MEEITILKLNNFVYNKDFYHEYQPIYNLFELRVLGFESFFRSEIYSNPEHVFQLAMKTNNLYELDTHSIFKSISHFYDHYQTDKNLLFVNVFPFTLLNSDFPSFLDHLSKQLKVSCSQIVFEINEAKKIEDMTLLYKAVSHLRSYGFLIAIDDIGKGDSDLQKIIELEPDFIKLDRYFSINLSLSNKKQRFINLLMDFTKDYSQIILEGIEKPEDLTVAKELGIPFGQGFLLGEPSRHLFSGKNFLQNTNNIL